The Triplophysa dalaica isolate WHDGS20190420 chromosome 20, ASM1584641v1, whole genome shotgun sequence genome segment ACGACAAAGCAAATATTTCTAAGATGATTGTTCTTACTGTTTACAGTCAGTCACATGAGGTGTAGATGGGACTGTAGAATCTGAATTATGAAGAGGGAACCATCCAGATATGATATAATCTCCTGCAAGGTTGAGCCCTGCATCACAGAACCTGAAACGACAGAGTAAGAACACAAAGCACAGCAGCATCTCACCCATACTTCCTCTAATGAGCGCTTCAGACAGCCATGGACTTATATGTGCTTTCTGTTTACACCAATCCACTGTTTTCCATGCTCTGATGGTGCCAAACATTTGCATGGATAATCTGTAATTGTCACAGTCAGATTCATTTGCCTGGGGTAATGTGTTTGTCACCACTAAATAATCTTATCAAACTAAAAAGAACGTTTCCCGAGGGAAAAAATGTGACTTCTGTATCAACAACTAAACCACAATGGATGGATTTGCCTGCCTGTCGCGCCAGCTTCATCCCACAGACCACAGTTTTCATTTGTCTTCTGGACTGATTGTAAACCACCTCGGTACCCAGACGGCAGGCAAATTCATGTAAAGAGGGTGAGATTTACTCAATTATGCAAAACCATCATTTCCATGTGAAATCATCtggaaaaatacaaacaatatgcaaagtCACAAAATAGTGTTATAAAACACATTGTAGATGCATGGACGAGTAATACTTGCATTGTTTGTACTAACATGTTAAAATTACACACGAAAAAACTGACATCAAGCTCTGCATATTATTCCCCTTCTGATTGGAATGTTCACCCTGAAATAAGAGAACGTTTTGGTTTTGTATTGTATGAAGTTGTAGTTTTcgtacagctgctttgaaaaGTGATGGATTCTGAAAAGCGCAATTAAAAATACATGGGAATAAAATTTACACGCATTCATAAATTAAAGGTTTGGGTTAAAAGCATGTAGTCATAGTCAAACATTGATTAggcaaagtgtttttttatttaaaaccagCATAAAACAAGACTTGCATAGTCCTTCAGATTTCCAGACATTCGCACACAAAATATAACTCAGAATGATTCAATTCAATGATTAAAAAAGGAATAACTGCAAATCTCTAGATTACCTAGATAGTTTTCCTCCCATAATCAATAATTACATgtgattaaatgaataaaagttaataaaaaaattaaaccaaTGCCATTCATTATACACTCAAACACAACTGTCGAATACAAAAAGCCAAAAACATATTTGGGGGGTAAGAAAGTGGAGAGGACATTCTTAGGAGCCATTTTTGAATTTTCATCCTGTCTCTTCACTTTCTTTATAGTTATATTTTTTGCCACATGCTTTTTCATTTCCTTTGCAATCCTGTGACAATCCCCTCATTAAAAACCTATTGATCTTTTTGACATGAAATTTGTGTGAAATAGAGATCAAATTTCTAACAGGAATAAATATTATTCTAGGCACAGGATACAAATATGTACTGATTGTAAATGATGGGATTGCGGTGCAGTGATCTTCAAGCCTGTACCATATAAACATTTCTAATGTAACCGGgttgacaaaacatttaaagagaaacatcatgaattttattttgttatgataacatattttaatgtagtTACAATATTTTTAAGGCACACCAAACCTGAGTGGTACTATCGAATTGTGTAGTTACCGTAGATATATCAATAAACTGGGATTTGGACTGGGATTTAATACTCGATGATAAGGGGTAACAGAATTTAAATCACATATTGATCGAGCACACCACAACAGTGGTTATATTCagcatttttctttcaatttctaGCACAAATGGTGCTGCTTCTTCAGAATGACCTATATGCAGAAAGCAAAATATTCAGTAGCAAATTTGCCAAAACCTGAGGACAGATATGGGTATGGCTTCCAGATCTTGAGATCTTCAAAACAGATCTAATTTCACACCATTTTACTCATAAATGAAATGCGTTTGATAGCTGTGATTAAGGGCTCCTGTCTAATTCCCAtggtttataataaaacaaaacatatattcaaatgtttaaGAGAACAGATAATAAGGCGACTGAGATACAGTATACAGCATATTATAGGCACATGGGTTTGACTGTTGCTTTGAAATCTATTCTCCAAACACTTGcccaataaaaaagaaatatggtGAAAAACTGCACTCATGGATACTAAAACATTTTCCAGTAAAGAGAATAACTGAACATGAAGTTAGCACAGGTTAAATTATTGCATAGTTCTCAGTGCACAGTGGTTTTGAGCAAAAGTTGAACATTGTTAAAACATGTGAACAGATATTTTTAGAAAGCCTAATGTACGGCTGATCTACGGTGACAGTAAAACTTAAACTTATTCCAGAGCTTGTTATAGAGTAACACATTCCTCCATAGTGTCTTTAAAACTGTCATTTAAAGTCAACAGGAAATCAAAACTGACCTTATTAATGTTCCATAAGTGCATGTTATtctaaacacaatttttaaactttgtactccttattaaaaatataacaacatgCACTTACTATAAAGTGACTTATCTTTCATTATATAACTTAGGCTTCACGGTATAGTGGATAAAGTTACCAAACAGCATAAAAGCTATGTAGGCTTAGGTTTACAAAACTTGCATTCATGTTAACAATGCAAGTCCTGCTCCAGTTTTCTTATCATTAAATATGAGTTAAAATATGTCAGATTGGGTTAAACAAAGTTTCAAAACGGATTTTACATCGACTTCAAACAGAAAGTCGAATTCTTgaatatatgttattttataaggAAGAAGAGCTGTTGATTTCTGTCTTTCATTTAAAGACAACCTGCCTTGATTCATGTAAACAAGTGAGCATGATTACAGAAACTATGCACGTTAATGTACAATATTTGCAAATGTATCTTGATATTCATAGGACTGTTAAGAAGATTGTGACTTGTAGTTGTAAATAAAGCTAGTGAGGAAGACTGTGGCGGCATGCCTTGGCAGTGCTGATGAGGAGAGAACAGCTGCAGTTCGGCTGGTCCCGCTCTAAGACAGCATATAAAGCACCAATACTTGCTCTTTGGAAAAATTGACACTCATCCAAATTCTGTAAAAACCAGAGACCAGAGACCTAAAAGAGTGCCTGGTCCACAGAGAATGCCGATCATCAACTAATGTCTCCGTTCACCTCCACCGGCCCTTCCTTTTCTCCATCTCTCGCTCCATCGTGCTCCAGCTCATCCTGAATATCATCCGTGTTTCCAGAATCACTGCTGGCCACAGAGCTGACCGAGGGAGATTGTCTGCATTACAAAATACAAGACATACGTTTTTGCTAAATGCTCAAGAAACTATTATTAGAAACATCTCTTTAGCCTACAGTCGCACAAGCAGCACATTACTTTGTTCTCGGTGATCACAGACAATAGTCAAACCAACCTGCCGGGGGTGGCAGAGCTCTGGATAAGCCTCCGACAGGTCTCCATCTGCACATCCAACCCCCTCTTCATACTGCACATCTCCATGTACTCGTGCAGATGCCTGTTCATGTCATTCTTGGCCGTGGCCAGTTCCAACTATGGAAGAAAGATGTGGATTAACAACAAAACAACCAAAATGGATCGAGAATATTGGGTGAAACGTCACAAGTGTTTTCTCACTTCAATCTCTCCTATGGTGTCCTGATACTCCTGCTCTCTGGTTCTAAAGAGTGATTCGGTTTTATCTATTAGACTGCCAAGACTTCCATCCTATttggaaaatatgtatttaatgcattaacatgCGTTCACCAAATTTATAGTCAATAATATTAAGGCATCTAGCCATGAGGAACATTTGATGTGGAAAGTTGTGTTCAGTCATTTATAAGGTACCTGCTCGTGGGTTTCTCGATGGGAGTCAGAGGAGCAGGTCACCGTGGTAACCGAGCCAGTAGCAGCAGTGGTGTTAGGGGCGGTGGTCAAGTTCAGACTGTGGTAGTTCCTGAAATCCTCCCACAGCAAAAGAGTGTCTTCCGTCTCTTCCCACGCCAGACTGTCACAGTCGTCGTCAAACTCAAACGTTTCCCGCCTGCCAACAAACCAATAAGCTGAGAAACTTCTGCATATGCGTGGATAGCAGACAGAAAGCGAGGAAATAAGAGAGGAAACACGCGAAGTAGAAAAGGAAAATCAACAGATCAAATGCTATATTGGAGagagattaaaacaaaacaggTAGGGGGCAGACGGACATGTACAATAAACAAAGGACAGGGATGCTTAGTAAGAGAACAGATAAATTAAAGATCTCAAACCAAGTTTGCTTCAACTAGAACTATTAAACCTTTCTGTTagttgaaatcaaataaatattggcATAAATATTACTTGATAAATCTACACTAAACAAAATTAGAATAAGGTCGGTGCACTAAaatattaactgaaaataaattgtattaaactCATTTAGCAATATAGAAATAAACCGTAAAAAATAAGATGACAAAAGCACAGAACAAAATCTAAACATAAGATGTAAAAATGTGACGCTAAATGACCCATTTCACGTTGGGAACACTAGGTGGCAGTAAGtcttcataaaacaagacaaagttttttttaaagggccAAACAATAAACTCAAGGCTGCTGAAACAATTCTGTTAAAGGCACTTTATCTTATAAACTTCTATGTAAATGACATCTGTAATGATTGACAGGCTGCCAAGTTGCGATATAAATaagtgtttaaagggatagttcatccaaaaatgcgaattctgtcatcatttactcaccctcagattgttccgaATCTGTaaaaatttctttgttcttctaaacacaaagatatttggaagaatgtcaaacccaaaaataataataacacatcccccattcactgccatagtagggaaaaaataagtaaatgacagattttcgTTTTGGGTTGAACTACCCCCTTTATCAGGCACCCATtcccttgcattggttttgtgttcatccaAAAGAAGCGAATGGGTGCCTGCGCTGTTCAgtaaccaactttcttcaaaatatctttgtgttctacagaagaaagaaagtcatacaggtttaaaatgataagagggCAGAATTTTCATGTAGTAGTGGAATTTCAGTATGTCTTGCAGCTTTGTGTCTCTATTTATGGTTGTGGATAGGGGAGGGAGCTTtgtctgcattttttttttaaaaaatatgcaagaCATGGCctcttaaaaacaacaaatgaaccaacaaacacagaaaaactgTTGTTCACACACATTAAAGCACATCAGAATGATCAAGGGCAGAAAGAGAGACTCACAGCTGGTTGAGCATGCGTTTCATCTCATCAGTGATGTTGAGAGATCCAGGCATCTCCTCCTCAGATGGACCTGATTCCACCTCTGTCTCCACATGCTCTTCCGGCACACCCTTACTCTCTTTCTTCCTGCATACCACCACCTCCAACACCCACACATATACAGACTTGTTTAGATTGCACAATCTGTGATCTAGAAAGACTTGACAGTACCCAAGATTAACACAATATTGAATGATCGGAAGCTGTGCATCATTGGAAGTGTAAGTTCTCATACCCCCTTCTGCTCTGGAGGAGCTCTGGAAGGGCTGCTGTGTAATATCTTGGTCACGTCCTCAGAGTTCCTCTGCTGTGCTACGTCACAGAGCTTGGCTGTGATGTCGATGCGTCTACAGATGTCCATGTCAACCTTCATGGCTTTCTCCTGGATTTTAGAGTCCAAGTCAGACACGGCCTTTAAAAGGGTGAAATCATGACAATGTCACTAAGTAGAACGCCCAACTGAGTAACAAATGGCTAAATGGATATTAAAGGCATAGtccaccccaaaattaaaattccttcatcattaactcaccctcacatgccaaacctgtatgacttactttatactgcaaaatatatactgtttttaagaacattggtaaccaaacaacagtggcCCCCGATGACTTCCatcatatggacacaaaaccgtttctcaaaatatcttcttttgtgttacacagtaGAAAGAGACCTCGATTGTGGCCCACATCCTTTTCCCCCACCGCATGTGATATAGATCTGTTCTTCGATGGACAAAACAACCCAATAAATACGATTTTGCGATGTGGCTTCAATGTGAACAGTTCAGAATGTGCATTTAATCCGGAATAATTAATACAGTTCATTTGcataaatatgtatacaaagaaaatcacacagtaAGTACTGtctatatttttctctttgttttaacGGATGTAAAAGACCGtcaagaaataaaacaattcagtATCCGGCCACTGCCAATGACCATTAAGAAACTTAGTCTTAATGTTGCTTGAAACCACAATATTtggtttatattatattaatatttaaccAAGCTCATTTAAAATCACTATAGTGACGGTAGTACATAGCagaatatgcaaataaaacatttgcagcCGAAAAGTTTCAAGGGAAAAATCGTGTACCCTGTTCAAGAAGCCAatttaatgatttcaagacaaATAAAGACTACGCACTCACTCTATAAATGATAAATTACGATTTGTCCTTAAGGGAACACAAGGACAACCTTGTGTTgtctcttttatttatttaaactaccagtgtgtaatttctttGCAGGTTCTTcgacagaaatgcagtataatatacacaactatgtcttcagaggtaaagagcttacataatgtagtgttatgtatttattaactAAGAATGAACTATTTCAATCTACATACATCGCGAGTCCTCTTACATGGAATGATGTTGCCATGCTCCCTTTGACTTCCatcatatggacacaaaaccatttctcaaaatatcttacacACCAGAAAGAGacgtacaggttttgaacaacatgaaggtgactaaatgaagacagaatttttaaattCAGGTGATCTCTTTAACATTTCCTAACATCAAGACTGACTATGTCAAATTTCTTCATATCATATTTCATATGgccaattccagcgttatggatgtgacattttgtatTATGGACGTCATATAAATTGAAATTGTTATGATTATTTTGAACCAtccgtttatattttactgaacccttgttgatgtTGAATGTGAAATACTGTTACTTCATGAACGAGAGACTCCAGTTACTGCTGAAAGCCGGTCAATGAGGCAGCAGAGGACATTAATTTGGTTGATGAATATGCATAACATTACGCAGCTTGTTTCCAGTTTAGCAAGCCTCAAAAACCTCCAAAGGCTGATCAAATATGACCGGTTCATTTGTCTAGAACAGATGGTAGAGATTTCTTTTGAGAATCATAGCAGCGGTGAGCATTCACACAGGAACATATCCAGGGAGGCGGCATTCGGCTGTGTTTTATTACTGAGGCTGAGCAGAGTCCACTCAATACCAGAGAACAATATGCTTCTGTTTCTAGAGCCTGGCTGATCCTCATCTCACTTGTCCTCACAGATATATATACACCCAGTCAACCTGATGCCAGCTTCATTTCCCTGACCGAGTCAGTCTTGTGATCTTTATTAGTGGACGTTTGGAATAAATAGCTGTTTCATACGTGCAGCCAAATGACACTTTTGCATCATCTATCCTACTGTTCAGTGTTGTAAAATAGGTGCTTATGAAAACTTGTGTAAATAGATATTTGCATGTCTTGCATAAGGTGGTGTGTGTTGAAGCTGGAACAGACAGAGTAAACGCttcatatatgtgaccctgtatcacaaaaccagtcttaagtagcacgggaacaattttaataaaagacaataatacattgtatgggtcaaaattatcgatttttcttttatgccaaaaatcattaggatattaagaaaggatcatgaagatatttagtaaacatcctaccttaaatatataaaaatcatattttttgagtggatggcctgctacagtgcctctgattaacaactttaaagccaattttctaaatatttagatttttggcaCCCTCAGAGTTTTAAACTGTCGTATCTCCTTGAGATCTTGTCCTATCCTTACAACACataaatcaatagaaagctgatttattcaactttcaaatgttgtaaaaatgtaaaattcgaAAAATTGATCCATAAGACATGTGGTCACATGTGGTGTAACTTACATCATTAGGCATGAGGCTCTTGAAGACCACCAGCTCTGATTTAAGGCGTTCCATCTTCTCATTCAGCTCTCCCTGCACATCTTCAGATGACTGAACATTCTGTATGAAGAAGAATCAGAGCTTCATACACATGCGCTAGCATTACTCAACATTAAAACACACGCTGCTTTATGGATATTGCATCAAACCTCCTGTAAGGTCTCCACCAAGACCTCCATTTGCTGACGTTTGGACGCCTCCTCCTCCCATctggaacacaaacacaataacagCACAGATGGGAATGGATTGTACTTGGAAATGGGCAAGGCATGTCAAAGGTGACAGCGTATCCGATTGTGGCGCAAATCCTTTTCCTCCCTTGCATTTGATGTAGATCTGTTCTTCGATggaccaaaaaataaatatacgaTTTTGCAATGTGGCTTCAATGTGAACAGTTCAGAATGTGCATTTAATCTGGCATtttaatacagtacatttgCATAAATACAGTATGAATACAAATcacttaattaaaattaaacaattaattatggtctatatttttctctttgttttaaagGACGTAAAAGACCTTTGAGAAATAAAATTATTCAGTATCCGGTCACTGGCAATGACCATTAAGAAACTGAGTGTTTTAATGTTGCTTGAAGCCACAATAACAAGCTCATTTAAAATCACTATAGTGACGGTAGTACATAGCagaatatgcaaataaaacattagcAGCGAAAAAGATCAAAGGCAAAAATAGTGTACCCTGTTCCAGAAGCCAGTGTAATGGTTTCAAGACGAATAAAGACTATGCACTCACTCTATAAATTGTTGGTAAGCAATACGATCTGTCCCCAAGCAAACACAAGGACAACCTTGTGTCGTctcttttaattacttaaaggaccagtgtataactttttggaggatctatcgacagaaatgcaatataatttaccCCTTTAGATGATTCCCAGAAATCTAAATTTTTCAGAAATGAGGTTTTTATCAATAGGtgtagcaaaataaaaatatataagttaagtcaaaaataaaaccatgcaaataaaaagccatcagcctTTCAAATTTCCTTCCCCTCGATCGTGACCCATGAGGTGATTATGTCCCATTAACAACATTAGCAACCGCATTAGGTTAGGGGCAGCACCACGTTAACAATCCACATATGTGcacacaaattattttaaagtagtTTAGGAAATTTTATTTCCAGCGGAGGAGAAATTTGCATAAAGATGACATCCATCAGCATTCGAATCAGTTTAATGAAATTTGACCATCTGTAGTAATAGTTCATggtttatttataacaaattaaTGAGTAAATGACTACAACATAATATTACGTTAGAATATGTTCGTTTGTGTTCtcattgtgtgtgtgggcaCGTTTCGTACGTTATATCCTTTGggaaaaagtgaaaatgtgacgacTTAATCCTCTCTTAGGCTCCGTAGAGCTTCATAATGGAGGGGGGAGTGatccgttggttgcaattcgcaattCGCAACCACAGCCGCTAGATGCAACTAAAAATTGGTCCTTTAACACAAAATCAATTCTCATTTATTATGATTTACTTAATGGGACCCATAGTGCTTGATTTATATAttagtagtggccaaaagtcaacctattttgaaaaatgaatgtcTTCACcaattattcaaatatataatattaacaatgtatttaaaaagattGTTGACATGTTGCAtagttgtgtttgtattgtaaACTGAACCTCAGAATTGAGAAATAAAGGAGGGTTTGAATTACATTTGTAGCTTTGTACATGTACATAGCTTACAGAGTAAACGCCCAGGAAAAATAGGATATTTAATGATATGgatccaaaaatataaataaatcacaaaattgCAGTCAATGCTTTATTCCAGTGAGC includes the following:
- the iffo2a gene encoding intermediate filament family orphan 2; this translates as MDLPRRFPDPVLNPISHGMNETSATGSMATSALRNDLGSNIHVLKTLNLRFRCFLSKVHELERRNKLLEIQLQHAQEKSQYRLLFSREQAVQTNLELPFADKLCQSRLPGRIWSVSHTARYGGRFETLQRPGVSLVYPESVGVQVDTITPELRALYNVLAKVKRERDEYRRKWEEEASKRQQMEVLVETLQENVQSSEDVQGELNEKMERLKSELVVFKSLMPNDAVSDLDSKIQEKAMKVDMDICRRIDITAKLCDVAQQRNSEDVTKILHSSPSRAPPEQKGVVVCRKKESKGVPEEHVETEVESGPSEEEMPGSLNITDEMKRMLNQLRETFEFDDDCDSLAWEETEDTLLLWEDFRNYHSLNLTTAPNTTAATGSVTTVTCSSDSHRETHEQDGSLGSLIDKTESLFRTREQEYQDTIGEIELELATAKNDMNRHLHEYMEMCSMKRGLDVQMETCRRLIQSSATPGRQSPSVSSVASSDSGNTDDIQDELEHDGARDGEKEGPVEVNGDIS